AGGCGACGGTCGCGTGGGGTTCGCCGGAGTCGATCGTGTTGCGCTGCGGGCTGGGCAAACCGCCGGAGCTGACGCCGACCAGCCAGTTGCGCGTGGTCAGCGGCGTGCAGTGGCTGCCGGTCGAGGGGCCGGGTTCGTCGACGTGGTACGTGGTGGACCGGCCGGTGTACGTCGCGCTGACGGTGCCGGACTCCGCGGGGACCGGCCCGTTGCAGCAGATCTCGGACACCGTGGCGGCCACGCTGCCCGCCGTACCGCTGCGCTTCTGACTGCGCGCCCTAGGGAGCGGCGGTTGCCGCGCAGCCCAGCGCTCCCATCCGAAGGTGACCCGGCCTCACGCGCCACTCGCCCATCGCGCCGACCTGCCGAACTCGACCGAGGTCGGCCGCCGCAGCAACACTCGCACACCGTGGCGACCACACTGCCCGCCGTACCGCTGTGCTTCTGACTGCGCGCGGCCCTGGAGAGCCGCGGTTGCCGCGCATCCGGCGCTCCCATCCGAAGGTGACCCGGCCTCACGCGCCACTCACCCATCGCGCCGACCTGCCGAACTCGACCGAGGTCGGCCGCCGCAGCAACACTCGCACACCGTGGCGACCACACTGCCCGCCGTACCGCTGCGCTTCTGACTGCGCACCCTAGGGAGCGGCGGGTTGCCGCGCCGGCGCTCCCATACGAAGGTGACCCCACCATTCCGGACCGGCGACCGGTCCTCCACGACCAGGGCGCCGCCGCGCGTGCCAGCTGCCCGCCGTACCGCTGCGGTTCTGACTGCCGGAGCCTTGGACTGCGCCGGGAAAGTGGCCTGTGCTTCCGGCGCAGCCGCCCAAGTGCGGGGCCGGCCCGCCAGACCCGGCCGCACCCGAGTAAGCCGGTCCACCAGCAGCGCGGGTCAGCGCAGCCCGGTGCCCCTTGCCAGCGCGGTGTCGATCAGCGTCGTCAGCAGCGTGCGGTAGTCGACGCCGGTGACCTGCCACATCTTCGGGTACGCCGAGGTCGACGTGAAGCCGGGCATGGTGTTGACCTCGTTGACCGTCAGCTCGCCGTTCGGGCCCACGAAGAAGTCCACCCGCGCCAGGCCCTGGCAGTCGAGCGCCTCGAACGCCTTCACCGCCTGGGCGCGCAGCTTCTCGGTGACCGAATCGTCCAGCTTCGCGGGGATGTCCAGCTCCGCGTCCTCGCCGATGTACTTCGTTTCGAAGTCGTACCAGGCGGACTCGTCGTCGGAGAGCACGCGCACCTCGGCGGGCAGCGACGCCTCCACCCGGCCGTCCGGGAACTCCAGCACGCCGCACTCGACCTCGCGCCCGGGCACGGCCGCCTCGACCAGCACCTTCGGGTCGGTTTCGCGCGCAAGGGCGATCGCCGCGTCCAGGTCGGCCCAGTCGGTCACCTTGCTGATGCCGATCGAGGACCCGGCCCGCGACGGCTTCACGAACACCGGCAACCCCAGCCGCTCCCGGTCGGCGGCGTCCAGAGTGGACTGACCACGGCGCAGCTCGACGTAGCGCCCGACCGGCAGCCCCTCCGCGGCGAGCAACTTCTTCGCGTAGCCCTTGTCCATCGCCGCGGCGCTGGCGAGCACGCCCGGCCCGACGTACGGGATCCCGGCCATCTCCAGCAGCCCCTGCAGCGTTCCGTCCTCGCCGAAGGCGCCGTGCAGCACGGGGAAGACGACGTCGACCCCGCCGAGCGCCTCGGCGCCCGGCTCCGTGACGACCAGCTCGCGCCGCGTCGGGTCACCGGCCAGCACCAGCGACTGGCCGCCGTCGACCGAGGGCAGCTGCCGGTCCTGGATGGTGAGGGTCTTCGGGTCGGCTGTGCCCAGCACCCAGCCGCCCTCGCGGGTGATCCCGATGGGCACGACCTCGAATCGGTCGCGGTCCAGGTGCGCCAGCACGCTGCCCGCCGACAGGCACGAGATGGTGTGCTCGGTGCTCCGGCCGCCGAACACCACGGCCACCCGCGTCTTCCTCATGGGCCGTCACCCTACCGGGCTCTTGCCCCGATCCGATCAGCGCAGTAAGCCCACCAGCGTGTCCAGCGCGCCACTGAGCGCCTCCCGCGAACAGCCCGCGTAGCCGATCGCCACGCCGAAGGC
The window above is part of the Amycolatopsis thermoflava N1165 genome. Proteins encoded here:
- a CDS encoding D-alanine--D-alanine ligase family protein, producing MRKTRVAVVFGGRSTEHTISCLSAGSVLAHLDRDRFEVVPIGITREGGWVLGTADPKTLTIQDRQLPSVDGGQSLVLAGDPTRRELVVTEPGAEALGGVDVVFPVLHGAFGEDGTLQGLLEMAGIPYVGPGVLASAAAMDKGYAKKLLAAEGLPVGRYVELRRGQSTLDAADRERLGLPVFVKPSRAGSSIGISKVTDWADLDAAIALARETDPKVLVEAAVPGREVECGVLEFPDGRVEASLPAEVRVLSDDESAWYDFETKYIGEDAELDIPAKLDDSVTEKLRAQAVKAFEALDCQGLARVDFFVGPNGELTVNEVNTMPGFTSTSAYPKMWQVTGVDYRTLLTTLIDTALARGTGLR
- a CDS encoding DUF3515 domain-containing protein → MPDTETGAPPRARLVVAAVLVVVLAAGVAVIGLMMRDSGDGDGPLALVPVDAPQAGSAECAQLIPALPAQLDSKGTALQRRTIAEPAPEATVAWGSPESIVLRCGLGKPPELTPTSQLRVVSGVQWLPVEGPGSSTWYVVDRPVYVALTVPDSAGTGPLQQISDTVAATLPAVPLRF